TGGCAAAGAACAAGTCGACTCCTTTTGATGCACCAACCCTGTCGATGCTGAAGGAGGCGCCGCATTATCCCGGATATCATGTCGACCTGTTTCGACCCCTTTTCGACAGCACACCTACGCCTAATCCGGTACTCAAAAAACCGGCGCCGCCTTCAAATGGGCCCCCTCTTCCCCGCTTGCTCCCACCTCCTATCCCTCAGGAAGCGTTTGAGCCGCCGGAACTCCCGGTGGCCAAGAAACTGGCTCATTTCATCTATTTGGGACAGGTTTGCGAAGTGGGAAAGCGCGCAATTTTCTTGAAGGGAAATGGGAGAATCTTCGTGGTACGGTCGGGGGAGAATTTCGGTGAGAAACAGGAGTTCCGCTTGGCACAGGTGACGGATAAAGAAATCAGGATTGCCATGGGGAAAGGGGGAGATCTCATTTGTATCCCCCTTGAGGAAAAGAAGGCCCTGACGGCCAGCTCTGCATGGGACTATCCGTCGTCCCCTCTCCCGAACCCACTCGGGGGAGAAACCTTGTGACGAACTGGAATGAAAGGATTTACTGCCAGATGAAGCTCTCCTTTTTTTGGCTTCTGAGTCTCGTCATCGTTTTACTTTTCTGCCTCTCTGGTTGCGCCGCCAAAGCTTTTCGCGATGGCAATATGGCTCTTCAGGGGGGGGATTACGACGAGGCGGTGGCAGATTTCCAACATGCAGCGGAAAAACGTCCGGAAAAGCATGAATACCGGATGTATCTGCAAAGAGCGAAAATCCAGACGGCCCTGTTTCACCTTCACCAGGGTAGACAATTCCGGGTAGAAGGCGATCTTGATAGGGCCTTGCAGGAATTCCAGCTGGCGTTAATTTTCGATCCCAGCCTTGAAGCGGCAGTCCAGGAATCTCTTGCCATCCAAAAGGCTCAGCAAGGCGACAAAGCATATAAGCAAGCTGAAGTTCTGTTTAGAAACGGGGAGTTTGATAAGGCTCGGTCATTGCTGCTCAAGCTTCTTGAAGCAGACCCCGGAAATCTCCAAGCTAAAACTCTGACGGAGAAACTGGATGAACGGTTAACGATTTCGGGCCACCGCTTGAAACACCTGTTCAATAGTTCCAAACCGGTATCTCTGGAATTCAAGCAAACCGATATTCGCGAAGTGTTCGAGATTTTTTCCCAACTGGCGGGAATAAATTTTGTTCTTGACGAAGATATTCCTATGGAAATGATCGATCTGGAATTGAAAGACAGCTCTCTGCTGCAGGGCCTTGAGCTTTTGCTTAATATTTACAAACTTCATGCAAAACCGCTGAACGATAAATCCGTGCTTATTTATCCGAACTCGACTGATAAAACCAGGCAATATGACGACTATAAGATTAAAACATATTACCTCTCCCATATTTCGGCAAAGCATGCAGTTAACCTTCTTCGGACGATGCTGAAGATAAACAACCTATTCGTCCACGAGGAGCGCAATGCATTAGTATTTCGCGAGCGCCCAGAGGTCATCCAACTGGCGGAACAGATCCTCGACGCCAATGACCGGGCCGATTCGGAGGTACTTTTCGAACTGGAACTGATCGAGGTCAGCCATTCGGACAATTGGAAGTTCGGACCGTCCCTGAATCCCAATTCCGTCAGCCTAGGTCTGGCCAAAGGTGGTAACATCGTCGCATCTGGCCTGAGCGCTGGTGATGCAACCACCAATCTTGTCCAATCCTTCAGCAGTTTGGAAAGTGTCTACACCCTGCCGACTGTGGTGTTTGACCTCCAGAAAACCCTGGTCGATTCCGAAATCCTCGCGACACCGAGGATACGGGTGAAAAACCGGGAAAAAGCCAATGTTCACGTCGGTAATCGGGAACCGGTGATCACCGTTACGACGACCGGGGAAACCTCGACAGACAATATCCAATACGTCGATGTCGGGGTAAAATTGGATATCGAACCAAAGATTCAGCTCGATGACACGGTGGTTACCAATTTGAGCTTGGAGGTAAGTGGTGTTACTGAAAAAAACACCACTGCCAACGGTTCGTTGGCTCTCAGTATCAGCACGACCAAAGCCCAGACCACTCTGACTTTGAAGAACGGCGAACGGACGGTAATCGGTGGGCTGATTCGGGACGATAGTACCAAAACCCGTAAAATCATCCCTCTACTCGGGGATCTGCCGCTGATCGGGCGTCTGTTCACCAACCA
This DNA window, taken from Syntrophotalea carbinolica DSM 2380, encodes the following:
- a CDS encoding tetratricopeptide repeat protein; amino-acid sequence: MTNWNERIYCQMKLSFFWLLSLVIVLLFCLSGCAAKAFRDGNMALQGGDYDEAVADFQHAAEKRPEKHEYRMYLQRAKIQTALFHLHQGRQFRVEGDLDRALQEFQLALIFDPSLEAAVQESLAIQKAQQGDKAYKQAEVLFRNGEFDKARSLLLKLLEADPGNLQAKTLTEKLDERLTISGHRLKHLFNSSKPVSLEFKQTDIREVFEIFSQLAGINFVLDEDIPMEMIDLELKDSSLLQGLELLLNIYKLHAKPLNDKSVLIYPNSTDKTRQYDDYKIKTYYLSHISAKHAVNLLRTMLKINNLFVHEERNALVFRERPEVIQLAEQILDANDRADSEVLFELELIEVSHSDNWKFGPSLNPNSVSLGLAKGGNIVASGLSAGDATTNLVQSFSSLESVYTLPTVVFDLQKTLVDSEILATPRIRVKNREKANVHVGNREPVITVTTTGETSTDNIQYVDVGVKLDIEPKIQLDDTVVTNLSLEVSGVTEKNTTANGSLALSISTTKAQTTLTLKNGERTVIGGLIRDDSTKTRKIIPLLGDLPLIGRLFTNHNKDKKKREILLSITPHILQNVDLPDRTLTDIWSGSEEELKTAANFASFQIPVEPVAEESSGQTMVRELNNPLDEPSGNGAEQTLTQEESIVEPPSPAVSTTGQMRFLLTAPPTIAVGETFEVLIDITDASDLYSASMNLSCNDNQMEVMEIIQGGFFEKEAHFSSRRDPENRGYVIDFRLPESQVGASGDRNLAKLFCKAINTGDVLLRVAGQNLRDSQGRMIAIPAQEIIINIE